The following are from one region of the Arachis duranensis cultivar V14167 chromosome 10, aradu.V14167.gnm2.J7QH, whole genome shotgun sequence genome:
- the LOC107470527 gene encoding uncharacterized protein LOC107470527, whose amino-acid sequence MCVDFTDLNKACPKDSYHLPSIDCLIDNASGFEKLSFMDAYSGYNQIQMHPSDQNKTAFITEYGNYCYKVMPFGLKNAGATYQRLMDKVFAKQIGRNIEVYVDDMVAKAKTGNNHLDDLAEIFGQLRTYNMRLNPEKCTFGVQSGKFLGFLLTSREFDIKYEGRTSIKSQFLADFIAEFSVSDTAEDYIEWSLYVDGSSNPQGCGAGIILDDAHGNVIEHSLHFSFKASNNQSEYEALIAGLRLAADLNITELKVYCDFLLIVQQHIPRESNGRADILSKLASTQPNRSSLYQSILLKPSIELTEIISVTQEADWRSPYMDYLQTGNLPGNVENIHHFRRQASYFIVYNNCLYRRGFSRPLLKCLCRTKAELALAKAHEGIYDILGPFPTVAGQVKFLVAIDYFSKWIEAHPLAKITSQQMLSFIWKYIICRFDIPRHIITDNGRQFADQKFTSFLQDLKIKQHFSSVEHPQTNGLAEAANKVILHALRKKLDEAKGLWAELIPEIIWGYNTVVHSTTKETPFRLVYGSDAMIPVEISQSSLRIEFADQTTKDTARRTELDLAEEVRSLTAVKHLAMQQHIARRYNKRLQPRSFQVHDLVLRKTEQARKPLAHGKLSANWEGPYRVTEVIGNGAYRLQTLEGKDLPNTCNVSSLKLYNS is encoded by the exons ATGTGTGTTGATTTCACCGATCTCAATAAAGCATGCCCCAAAGATTCCTACCATTTGCCTTCTATTGATTGCTTAATTGATAATGCATCTGGTTTTGAAAAACTCAGctttatggatgcatattctGGTTATAACCAGATCCAAATGCATCCATCCGACCAAAATAAGACAGCCTTTATTACTGAATATGGAAACTATTGTTATAAAGTCATGCCATTTGGCCTTAAGAATGCAGGTGCGACATATCAACGTCTCATGGACAAAGTCTTCGCCAAACAAATCGGCAGAAACATTGAGGTCTACGTTGACGATATGGTCGCCAAGGCAAAAACTGGCAACAATCACCTTGATGACCTCGCCGAAATCTTCGGACAACTAAGAACATACAACATGCGGCTAAACCCCGAGAAGTGTACATTTGGGGTCCAGAGTGGCAAATTTCTCGGCTTCCTGCTCACTAGCCGAG AATTTGATATCAAATACGAAGGGCGAACATCTATCAAATCCCAATTCTTAGCCGACTTCATCGCTGAATTCTCAGTATCAGACACAGCCGAGGACTACATCGAATGGTCCTTATACGTCGACGGCTCCTCCAACCCACAAGGATGTGGAGCAGGTATCATACTTGATGATGCCCACGGCAATGTCATCGAGCATTCCCTCCATTTCTCATTCAAAGCGAGCAATAACCAAAGTGAATATGAAGCCTTAATTGCCGGCCTTAGACTCGCTGCCGACCTAAACATTACCGAACTTAAGGTATACTGCGACTTTTTACTCATCGTCCAGCAG CACATACCCAGGGAGAGTAATGGTCGAGCTGATATTCTGTCTAAACTAGCCAGTACTCAACCAAACAGGTCATCCCTTTACCAATCTATATTGCTTAAGCCAAGCATTGAGCTTACAGAAATCATAAGTGTTACACAGGAAGCAGACTGGAGATCTCCATACATGGACTATCTTCAGACAGGAAACTTACCAGGCAATGTCGAAAATATCCACCACTTTCGCCGACAAGCCTCCTATTTCATAGTTTATAATAACTGCCTATATAGACGAGGATTTTCTCGTCCATTACTAAAATGTCTTTGCAGAACAAAAGCCGAGCTTGCACTTGCCAAGGCACATGAAGGGATCTATG ATATCCTCGGCCCTTTCCCCACGGTAGCAGGACAGGTAAAATTCCTCGTAGCAATTGATTATTTTTCCAAATGGATAGAGGCACATCCTCTAGCCAAGATTACATCACAACAAATGCTTTCTTTTATCTGGAAATATATTATCTGTCGATTCGACATTCCTCGGCACATTATCACAGATAATGGTCGCCAGTTTGCCGACCAAAAATTCACATCCTTCTTGCAGGACTTGAAAATCAAACAACACTTTTCCTCAGTAGAGCACCCGCAAACAAACGGGTTAGCTGAAGCTGCAAATAAAGTAATACTACATGCTCTAAGAAAGAAACTAGATGAGGCAAAAGGCCTCTGGGCCGAGCTTATCCCAGAGATCATATGGGGATATAACACCGTTGTCCACTCAACAACAAAGGAGACACCCTTTCGGCTAGTCTACGGATCTGATGCCATGATACCCGTGGAGATCTCCCAATCCTCACTACGCATTGAATTTGCCGACCAGACTACAAAAGACACGGCTCGGCGAACTGAACTCGACCTCGCAGAAGAAGTAAGATCATTAACAGCAGTCAAACATTTGGCTATGCAACAACACATAGCTCGAAGATATAACAAGAGACTTCAACCAAGGTCTTTCCAAGTCCACGACCTTGTCCTCAGAAAAACAGAACAAGCTAGGAAACCATTAGCACATGGCAAATTATCAGCTAACTGGGAGGGCCCttaccgagtcacagaagtcATCGGAAATGGAGCCTACCGACTACAAACCTTAGAGGGTAAAGATCTCCCTAATACTTGCAATGTATCTTCCTTAAAGTTATATAACAGTTAA
- the LOC107470528 gene encoding glutamate receptor 2.7-like produces MVKNQAPTTLVLSLFWWFFGVVATVMGQRNKATTLLQTRVVKVGVVLDLSGGMVGKMGSNSIRMCVNDFYDSHPYYKTRLQLILRDSQRDIVTAAAQVVDLLKNEQVEAVIGPVTTMEAMFVINLGDKAHVPIVTFSATSPSLSSLHTPYFFQIAQKDSTQVEAISAIIQAFRWKEVVPIYVDNSYGEGLIPWLTNSLQKAYIRVPYLSAIDFSATDDAIERELYKLMTMQTRLFVVHMTPLLGSRLFAIAKTIGMMDQGYVWIVTDGMANFFNSLDSSIMESMEGVLGVRPYIPRTKQFLDFRARWKRQFLRDNPTLVDINLNAFGIWAYDATTALAMAVEKLDSTLSGFTNVGKNSSNVTDLENFGVSRNGEKLREALSNVRFKGVGGDFKLVGGGELQASAFEIVNAIGNGERNIGFWMPEKGLIRNMNAKNATTAYSTSKENLGTIIWPGDSYSVPKGWQIPTNGNKLKIGVPVKDCGYTEFVKIIHDPITNSRKVTGFCIDVFNAVVEALPYALPFEFIPFEKSNGEMAGTYDDLITQVYYGKFDAVVGDTTITANRSNFVDFTLPYTESGVTMVVPIRDNRKKNAWAFLKPLTWDLWVTTFCTFVFIGFVVWVLEHRINNHFRGPLPYQIGTSLWFSFSTMVFSHQERVESNCGRFVVIVWVFVVQILVQSYTASLTSLLTVEQLRPANTDVHQLLKNRLNVGYLEGSFVPGMLKDMGFKDEQLKVYNSVEECNDLFTKGSANGGIDAAFDEVPYVMRLLETYCSKYAMVEPRFKTGGFGFVFPRGSPLVGDISRAILNVMRQGTNMRRIENAWLNGSSCRDSNTNAQVSSSTSLGLESFWGLFLVVGVSCLLALIIFLATFLYQHRHILSNHNRSDSSIKRRIGVLLNTFNERDLSSHTFKKSDSSVTSSPTSVLASTHCPPISPSSYTESNFFISPDQHRYYATHQHKATQEPAPITNNTHTKSQATEIPLQM; encoded by the exons ATGGTGAAGAATCAGGCTCCTACAACCTTGGTTCTAAGTCTCTTCTGGTGGTTCTTTGGTGTGGTAGCAACAGTGATGGGTCAAAGAAACAAGGCAACAACACTACTCCAAACAAGAGTAGTGAAAGTGGGAGTGGTGCTTGATTTAAGTGGGGGAATGGTAGGAAAGATGGGTTCAAACAGTATCAGAATGTGTGTCAATGATTTCTATGATTCTCATCCTTATTACAAAACTAGGCTCCAACTTATCCTTAGGGACTCCCAAAGAGACATTGTTACCGCTGCTGCTCAAG TTGTAGATCTCTTAAAGAATGAGCAAGTGGAAGCTGTGATAGGACCAGTTACAACAATGGAAGCCATGTTTGTGATCAACCTCGGAGACAAAGCGCACGTGCCCATTGTCACGTTCTCAGCAACGAGCCCTTCTCTCTCATCACTCCACACCCCATATTTCTTCCAAATTGCTCAGAAAGATTCAACTCAGGTAGAAGCCATAAGCGCCATTATCCAAGCTTTTCGGTGGAAAGAAGTGGTTCCAATTTATGTGGACAACAGTTATGGCGAAGGACTCATTCCATGGTTAACTAATTCACTTCAAAAAGCATACATCCGTGTTCCTTATTTGTCTGCCATTGATTTCTCAGCCACAGATGATGCCATTGAAAGAGAGCTCTACAAGCTCATGACTATGCAAACTAGATTATTTGTCGTTCACATGACACCCCTTCTTGGCTCTCGTCTCTTCGCCATTGCGAAAACCATTGGCATGATGGATCAAGGCTATGTTTGGATTGTCACCGATGGAATGGCTAATTTCTTCAACTCCTTGGACTCTTCAATTATGGAATCCATGGAAGGTGTCTTGGGCGTTAGACCTTACATTCCAAGAACTAAACAATTTCTTGATTTTAGAGCTAGATGGAAAAGACAGTTCCTAAGAGACAATCCAACACTTGTTGATATCAATCTGAATGCTTTTGGAATATGGGCCTATGATGCTACCACTGCATTGGCCATGGCCGTTGAGAAACTTGACAGCACCCTTTCTGGCTTCACTAATGTGGGCAAGAACTCAAGCAATGTGACTGATCTTGAAAACTTTGGCGTTTCGCGAAATGGTGAGAAGCTGAGAGAAGCTTTGTCAAATGTTAGATTCAAAGGTGTTGGTGGTGACTTCAAATTAGTTGGTGGTGGGGAGTTACAAGCATCAGCATTTGAGATAGTTAATGCGATTGGTAACGGGGAAAGAAACATTGGATTTTGGATGCCAGAAAAGGGACTAATTAGAAATATGAATGCCAAAAATGCAACAACTGCATATTCAACTTCTAAGGAGAATCTAGGAACAATTATATGGCCAGGGGACTCCTACTCTGTTCCAAAGGGATGGCAGATTCCCACAAATGGTAACAAGTTAAAGATAGGGGTTCCAGTGAAAGATTGTGGCTACACCGAATTTGTGAAAATAATTCATGACCCTATTACGAATTCTAGAAAGGTCACTGGATTCTGCATTGATGTCTTCAATGCTGTGGTAGAAGCCTTGCCTTATGCCCTTCCATTTGAATTCATTCCATTTGAAAAGTCCAACGGTGAGATGGCAGGAACTTATGATGATTTGATCACCCAAGTTTATTATGGG AAGTTTGATGCTGTGGTGGGGGATACAACGATTACGGCAAACAGGTCCAATTTTGTTGATTTCACGTTGCCGTACACAGAATCTGGTGTGACTATGGTTGTTCCAATAAGAGACAACAGAAAGAAGAATGCATGGGCCTTCTTGAAGCCATTGACATGGGACCTTTGGGTTACAACATTTTGTACATTTGTATTCATAGGATTTGTTGTTTGGGTTCTTGAACACCGAATCAACAACCATTTCAGAGGGCCTCTGCCTTATCAAATTGGCACTAGCTTGTGGTTTTCCTTTTCAACCATGGTTTTTTCTCATC AGGAGAGAGTGGAGAGCAACTGTGGAAGATTTGTGGTGATAGTATGGGTTTTTGTGGTTCAAATTTTGGTTCAAAGCTACACTGCAAGCCTTACCTCTCTCTTAACAGTTGAGCAACTACGCCCAGCGAATACTGATGTTCATCAACTCCTAAAGAATCGGTTGAATGTTGGTTATCTGGAAGGTTCTTTTGTTCCTGGAATGTTGAAGGACATGGGATTCAAAGATGAGCAGCTCAAGGTTTATAATTCCGTAGAAGAATGCAATGACCTCTTCACCAAAGGAAGCGCCAATGGCGGCATTGACGCGGCGTTCGACGAAGTCCCCTACGTGATGCGCCTCCTTGAGACTTATTGTTCCAAGTATGCCATGGTTGAGCCAAGATTTAAAACTGGTGGCTTTGGCTTT GTGTTTCCAAGAGGGTCACCTCTTGTGGGAGACATATCAAGGGCAATATTGAATGTGATGAGACAAGGAACCAACATGAGAAGAATTGAGAATGCATGGTTGAATGGAAGCAGTTGTAGAGATTCTAATACTAATGCACAAGTATCTTCTTCTACAAGCCTAGGACTTGAAAGCTTCTGGGGTCTATTCTTGGTTGTAGGTGTTTCTTGCTTATTAGCACTCATAATCTTTTTAGCCACATTCCTATATCAGCATAGACATATTTTGTCAAATCATAATCGTTCTGATAGTTCCATTAAAAGACGTATTGGAGTGTTACTAAACACCTTCAATGAGAGAGACTTGAGCTCTCACACTTTCAAGAAAAGTGATTCAAGTGTAACTAGTAGTCCTACGTCAGTATTAGCAAGTACACATTGCCCTCCAATTAGTCCATCTAGTTACACAGAATCAAACTTTTTTATCAGTCCAGACCAACATCGTTATTATGCTACTCATCAACACAAAGCCACACAAGAACCTGCCCCCATTACAAACAACACACACACCAAATCTCAAGCCACAGAGATTCCTCTACAAATGTAG